From the genome of Flavobacterium luteolum, one region includes:
- a CDS encoding PepSY-like domain-containing protein: MKKLVLSAAIVLGSLSVNAAVLPAISITQSAIFQDAFTEVAADQIPAAVKSTVEKSFPNTKLEKAYKNDKNEYKLEISSGEKKYTIFTDASGNIIKK, encoded by the coding sequence ATGAAAAAGTTAGTTTTATCAGCAGCGATTGTTTTAGGAAGCCTTTCAGTAAATGCTGCAGTTCTTCCAGCAATCTCAATTACTCAATCAGCAATTTTTCAAGATGCATTTACTGAAGTAGCAGCAGACCAAATTCCGGCAGCTGTGAAGTCTACAGTTGAAAAATCGTTTCCAAATACTAAGCTAGAAAAAGCTTATAAAAACGACAAAAACGAGTATAAACTTGAAATTTCAAGTGGAGAAAAGAAGTATACCATTTTTACAGATGCTTCTGGTAACATCATCAAGAAATAA
- the accC gene encoding acetyl-CoA carboxylase biotin carboxylase subunit produces MFKKILIANRGEIALRVIRTCKEMGIKTVAVYSTADAESLHVKFADEAVCIGPPPSNLSYLKMSNIIAAAEITNADAIHPGYGFLSENAKFSKICQEHGIKFIGAAPEMIDRMGDKASAKATMKAAGVPCVPGSDGLLESYEHAQKVAKEIGYPVMMKATAGGGGKGMRAIWKEEELQKAWESARQEAAAAFGNDGMYMEKLIEEPRHIEIQVVGDSYGKACHLSERDCSVQRRHQKLTEETPSPFMTDELRAKMGEAAVKAAEFIKYEGAGTVEFLVDKHRNFYFMEMNTRIQVEHPITEQVIDYDLIREQIMVAAGIPISGKNYLPQLHAIEVRINAEDPYNDFRPSPGKITTLHMPGGHGVRLDTHVYSGYSIPPNYDSMIAKLITTAQSREEAISKMRRALDEFVIEGVKTTIPFHRQLMDDPKYIAGDYTTAFMDTFKMNSPE; encoded by the coding sequence ATGTTTAAAAAAATATTAATTGCGAATAGAGGAGAAATTGCACTACGTGTAATTCGTACATGTAAGGAAATGGGAATCAAAACTGTTGCAGTTTACTCTACAGCCGATGCAGAAAGTTTGCATGTTAAATTTGCCGACGAAGCGGTTTGTATAGGTCCTCCTCCGAGTAACTTATCGTATTTGAAAATGTCAAATATTATTGCAGCTGCAGAAATTACAAATGCAGATGCAATTCATCCAGGTTATGGATTTCTTTCTGAGAATGCTAAATTCTCTAAAATCTGTCAAGAGCATGGAATTAAATTTATCGGTGCTGCTCCAGAAATGATCGACCGTATGGGAGATAAAGCTTCTGCAAAAGCTACAATGAAAGCAGCAGGAGTGCCTTGTGTACCAGGTTCAGACGGATTATTAGAATCTTACGAACATGCGCAAAAAGTAGCTAAAGAAATTGGTTATCCAGTTATGATGAAAGCTACTGCTGGTGGTGGTGGAAAAGGAATGCGTGCTATCTGGAAAGAAGAAGAGCTTCAAAAAGCTTGGGAAAGTGCGCGTCAAGAAGCTGCTGCAGCATTTGGAAACGACGGAATGTACATGGAGAAACTTATTGAAGAGCCACGTCATATCGAAATTCAGGTTGTTGGAGATTCTTACGGAAAAGCATGTCACCTTTCTGAAAGAGACTGTTCGGTACAGCGTCGTCACCAAAAATTGACGGAAGAAACACCTTCACCTTTCATGACAGACGAACTTCGTGCAAAAATGGGAGAGGCTGCTGTAAAGGCTGCTGAATTCATTAAATACGAAGGAGCTGGAACTGTAGAGTTTTTGGTTGATAAACACAGAAATTTCTATTTCATGGAAATGAATACTCGTATTCAAGTAGAGCACCCAATTACAGAACAAGTTATTGATTATGATTTGATCCGTGAGCAGATTATGGTTGCTGCTGGAATTCCAATTTCAGGAAAAAACTACTTGCCACAATTACATGCTATTGAAGTTCGTATTAATGCTGAAGATCCTTATAACGATTTTCGCCCTTCACCAGGAAAAATTACTACGCTTCATATGCCAGGAGGACACGGAGTTCGTTTAGATACTCACGTTTACTCAGGATATAGTATTCCGCCAAACTACGATTCGATGATTGCTAAGTTAATTACAACTGCACAATCTCGTGAAGAAGCTATCAGCAAAATGCGCAGAGCTTTGGATGAATTCGTAATCGAAGGTGTGAAAACTACAATCCCTTTCCACAGACAATTAATGGATGATCCAAAATATATTGCAGGAGATTATACAACTGCATTTATGGATACATTTAAAATGAATAGTCCAGAATAA
- the accB gene encoding acetyl-CoA carboxylase biotin carboxyl carrier protein: MDLKEIQNLIKFVANSGVAEVKLEMDDVKITIRTTLETNVTEATYVQQLPAQAALPQAAVPQVTAPTVVSVTPEAPAANDSKYITIKSPIIGTFYRKPSPDKPVFTEVGSTVSKGDVLCVIEAMKLFNEIESEVSGKIVKILVDDMSPVEFDQPLFLVDPS; this comes from the coding sequence ATGGATTTAAAAGAAATTCAAAACCTAATCAAATTTGTTGCAAATTCGGGCGTTGCAGAAGTGAAGTTAGAAATGGATGATGTAAAAATCACGATCAGAACAACTTTAGAAACAAATGTAACTGAAGCAACTTACGTACAGCAATTACCTGCTCAGGCAGCTTTACCTCAAGCGGCAGTTCCACAAGTTACAGCTCCAACAGTTGTAAGTGTAACTCCAGAAGCACCAGCTGCTAACGATTCTAAATATATTACTATAAAATCTCCAATCATTGGAACATTCTATAGAAAACCATCTCCAGACAAACCTGTTTTCACAGAAGTTGGAAGCACTGTATCTAAAGGTGATGTTCTTTGCGTAATTGAAGCAATGAAATTATTCAACGAAATCGAATCTGAAGTTTCTGGTAAAATTGTAAAAATTCTAGTTGACGATATGTCTCCAGTAGAATTTGATCAACCTTTATTCTTAGTAGATCCATCATAA
- a CDS encoding beta-ketoacyl-ACP synthase III has translation MNTITAAITAVGAYVPDFVLSNQVLETMVDTNDEWITARTGIKERRILKDADKGTSYLAIQAAKDLIAKANIDPLEIDMIIMATATPDMMVASTGVYVATEIGATNAFSYDLQAACSSFLYGMSTAAAYVQSGRYKKVLLIGADKMSSIVDYTDRATCIIFGDGAGAVLFEPNYEGLGLQDEYLRSDGVGRDFLKIPAGGSLIPPSEETIKNRQHNIMQDGKTVFKYAVTNMADASELILQRNNLTNQDVDWLVPHQANKRIIDATAGRLELDESKVLVNIERYGNTTSGTLPLVLADFEDKLKKGDNIIFAAFGGGFTWGSIYLKWAYDKK, from the coding sequence ATGAATACAATCACAGCCGCAATTACCGCTGTTGGAGCTTATGTTCCTGACTTCGTTCTTTCGAACCAAGTATTAGAAACAATGGTTGATACCAATGATGAGTGGATTACCGCTCGAACAGGAATTAAAGAAAGAAGAATTCTTAAAGATGCTGATAAAGGTACATCGTACCTTGCGATACAAGCAGCAAAGGATTTGATTGCAAAAGCAAATATTGATCCGCTTGAGATTGATATGATTATAATGGCAACTGCAACGCCAGATATGATGGTGGCTTCTACGGGGGTTTATGTTGCTACAGAAATTGGAGCAACAAATGCATTTTCATACGATTTGCAGGCTGCGTGTTCAAGTTTCTTATACGGAATGTCAACGGCTGCAGCGTATGTTCAGTCAGGACGTTACAAAAAAGTACTTTTAATTGGTGCCGATAAAATGTCATCTATTGTAGATTATACTGATAGAGCAACTTGTATTATTTTTGGAGATGGAGCTGGTGCAGTTCTTTTCGAACCAAATTATGAAGGTTTAGGATTGCAGGATGAGTATTTGAGAAGTGATGGTGTAGGACGTGATTTTCTTAAAATTCCAGCAGGAGGTTCTTTGATTCCGCCTTCAGAAGAAACTATTAAAAACAGACAGCACAATATTATGCAAGACGGTAAAACTGTTTTCAAATATGCTGTAACTAATATGGCTGATGCCAGCGAATTGATTTTACAAAGAAATAATTTGACAAATCAAGATGTTGACTGGTTAGTGCCGCACCAAGCTAACAAACGTATTATCGATGCTACTGCAGGAAGACTGGAATTAGACGAGTCTAAAGTGCTGGTAAATATCGAAAGATACGGTAATACTACTTCTGGAACTTTGCCATTAGTATTAGCTGATTTTGAAGATAAGCTTAAAAAAGGAGATAATATTATCTTTGCCGCTTTTGGTGGTGGATTCACTTGGGGATCTATCTATTTAAAATGGGCTTACGATAAAAAATAA
- the rpmF gene encoding 50S ribosomal protein L32 yields the protein MAHPKRKTSKTRRDKRRTHYKATVAQIATCPITGEAHLYHRAYWHEGKMYYRGQVVIDKSEAVA from the coding sequence ATGGCACATCCTAAGAGAAAGACCTCGAAAACAAGAAGAGATAAGAGAAGAACACATTACAAAGCTACTGTAGCTCAAATCGCTACATGTCCTATTACAGGTGAGGCGCATTTATACCACAGAGCTTACTGGCATGAAGGTAAAATGTACTACAGAGGGCAAGTTGTTATCGATAAATCTGAAGCGGTTGCTTAA
- a CDS encoding YceD family protein, with translation MSKTKEFLIPFIGLKLGKHHFEYQINNTFFKNFEYDEFQSSDIKVNLLFDKKSNMLELEFKHKGTVNVPCDLTGEDFDLPIKGKMKLIVRFGEEFNDDNEELLILPHGEHEVDIAQYIYEMIALSVPQKRIHPGVKDGSLQTEALTKLNELSVKEQKEESNKEEDIDPRWEKLKKLLTDK, from the coding sequence ATGAGCAAAACAAAAGAATTTTTAATTCCTTTCATAGGATTAAAACTAGGAAAACACCATTTTGAGTATCAAATAAATAACACGTTCTTTAAGAACTTTGAGTACGACGAGTTTCAAAGTTCAGATATTAAAGTCAATTTACTTTTCGATAAGAAAAGTAATATGTTAGAGTTAGAATTCAAACACAAAGGAACGGTAAACGTGCCTTGTGATCTGACAGGCGAAGATTTTGATTTACCTATAAAAGGGAAAATGAAATTAATTGTTCGCTTTGGAGAAGAATTTAATGATGATAATGAAGAGTTGTTGATTTTACCACATGGTGAACATGAAGTAGATATTGCACAATATATTTATGAAATGATCGCGCTTTCTGTTCCGCAGAAGAGAATTCATCCAGGTGTTAAAGATGGAAGTCTACAAACAGAAGCTTTGACAAAACTGAATGAATTAAGTGTAAAAGAACAAAAGGAAGAGAGTAACAAAGAAGAAGATATTGACCCGCGTTGGGAAAAATTAAAGAAACTATTAACGGATAAATAA
- the pdxA gene encoding 4-hydroxythreonine-4-phosphate dehydrogenase PdxA has protein sequence MNKKAENIIVGISVGDLNGIGSEVILKTFEDSRMLELCTPVIFANAKILSFVRKSFTSTIQFHGVDKLDQIIPGKVNVLNLWREGVDINFGVNDPKIGEYAIKSFVAATKALKDGEIDVLVTAPINKYNIQSEDFKFPGHTDYLNQELEGDALMMMVQDNLRVGLITDHVPLNEVASHLTEELITKKIETIRKSLVQDFSIVKPKIAVLGLNPHAGDGGVIGKEDDLVLKPTLKKIFDSGTMAFGPFPADGFFGSGHYEKYDAVVAMYHDQGLIPFKTLSFGKGVNYTAGLNKVRTSPDHGTAYDIAGKDMADYNSFKEAVYLAIDIFRSRNQYEEISQKPLKIKEKQL, from the coding sequence ATGAATAAAAAAGCAGAAAATATAATTGTTGGAATTTCAGTTGGAGATTTAAACGGTATTGGAAGCGAAGTTATACTGAAAACATTCGAAGATTCTCGTATGTTGGAATTGTGTACGCCGGTTATTTTTGCAAATGCTAAAATTCTATCTTTTGTTAGAAAAAGTTTTACATCGACAATTCAATTTCATGGAGTTGATAAATTAGATCAAATCATTCCGGGTAAAGTGAATGTTCTAAATCTTTGGAGAGAAGGAGTTGATATAAATTTTGGAGTAAATGATCCTAAAATAGGCGAGTATGCAATAAAATCTTTTGTGGCGGCAACAAAAGCTTTGAAAGATGGCGAAATAGATGTTCTGGTTACAGCTCCTATTAATAAATATAACATACAGTCTGAAGATTTTAAATTTCCAGGCCATACCGATTATTTGAATCAAGAATTAGAAGGCGATGCGCTTATGATGATGGTTCAAGATAATTTACGAGTAGGTTTAATTACAGATCATGTGCCGTTAAACGAAGTCGCTTCTCATTTAACGGAAGAATTAATTACTAAAAAAATTGAAACTATTAGAAAGTCTTTAGTTCAGGATTTTAGTATAGTGAAGCCAAAAATTGCAGTTTTAGGATTGAATCCGCATGCTGGTGATGGCGGCGTGATTGGAAAAGAAGACGATTTGGTTTTAAAACCAACATTGAAGAAAATATTTGATTCTGGGACAATGGCTTTTGGTCCATTTCCAGCAGATGGCTTCTTTGGTAGCGGTCATTATGAAAAATATGATGCTGTTGTAGCAATGTATCATGATCAAGGATTAATTCCGTTTAAAACCTTGTCTTTTGGAAAAGGAGTTAATTATACAGCAGGTTTAAATAAGGTTAGAACTTCTCCAGACCATGGCACAGCTTATGATATAGCAGGAAAAGATATGGCAGATTACAATTCATTTAAAGAAGCAGTCTATCTTGCAATTGATATTTTTCGCTCGCGTAATCAGTATGAGGAGATTAGCCAAAAACCTCTTAAAATAAAAGAAAAACAGTTATAA
- a CDS encoding riboflavin synthase produces MFTGIIETLGKVHEIRKDQNNLHITVDSSITHELKIDQSVSHNGICLTVVAIKDSLYTVTAIDETILKTNIGDWKTGDIVNLERGMKLGDRLDGHIVQGHVDQTGTCIKIEEANGSWNYTFEYDKNQNNITIEKGSITVNGVSLTVVNSKTNEFSVSIIPYTYEHTNFKDFKVGTKINLEFDVVGKYISRLYSINK; encoded by the coding sequence ATGTTCACAGGAATTATAGAAACACTCGGCAAGGTTCACGAAATCAGAAAAGATCAAAACAATCTTCACATAACAGTTGACTCATCCATAACACACGAATTAAAAATAGACCAAAGTGTTTCGCACAACGGAATATGCCTTACAGTTGTAGCCATTAAAGACTCTCTTTATACCGTAACTGCAATTGACGAAACAATTTTAAAAACCAATATCGGCGATTGGAAAACTGGCGATATTGTAAATCTTGAAAGAGGAATGAAACTTGGCGACCGCTTAGATGGCCATATAGTACAAGGACACGTAGACCAAACTGGAACCTGCATAAAAATCGAAGAAGCAAACGGAAGTTGGAATTATACTTTTGAGTATGATAAAAACCAAAACAACATCACAATCGAAAAAGGTTCAATCACAGTAAATGGTGTTAGTCTTACGGTTGTTAATTCTAAGACTAATGAATTTAGCGTTTCAATTATTCCGTATACTTACGAACACACTAATTTCAAAGATTTCAAAGTTGGAACAAAAATCAACCTTGAGTTTGATGTAGTAGGAAAATATATTTCTAGACTTTATTCGATAAACAAATAA
- the dcm gene encoding DNA (cytosine-5-)-methyltransferase: MKNKYTVGSLYAGVGGICLGFENAGFKLEWANEFDKKACITYRNNFEHTLIEGDVMQLDVKELNKIDILTAGFPCQPFSLAGHRKGFNDSRGNHFFKILDFIDEMRPKVVFLENVKNLKGHDKGNTMKVIQREIKKRNYTFDSAILNTKNFGNIPHNRERIFMVAFDKDFVKKGFKFNFPEKEELTQKVTDLIIKEKVDKKFYYTEDKYMYNMLKEAVVREDRIYQFRRQYVRENKKEVCPTLTANMGTGGHNVPIITTEFGFRKLTPRECFRFQGFPDSYKLPKISNSSLYKQAGNSVSMPVIERLASEIFKCIEKIEAKQLKAARV, translated from the coding sequence ATGAAAAACAAATATACAGTCGGAAGTTTATATGCAGGTGTAGGCGGAATTTGTTTAGGATTTGAAAATGCCGGATTTAAACTAGAATGGGCTAATGAATTTGACAAAAAAGCTTGCATTACTTATAGGAACAATTTTGAACACACTCTTATTGAAGGCGATGTAATGCAACTCGATGTAAAAGAGCTTAATAAAATTGACATTCTTACCGCAGGATTTCCGTGCCAACCTTTTTCTCTTGCTGGCCATAGAAAAGGCTTTAATGATAGCAGAGGAAATCATTTCTTTAAAATATTAGATTTTATTGATGAAATGAGACCAAAAGTGGTATTTCTTGAAAATGTCAAAAACCTAAAAGGACATGACAAAGGAAACACCATGAAAGTGATTCAGCGCGAAATCAAAAAACGTAATTATACTTTTGACAGCGCAATCCTGAACACCAAAAATTTTGGAAACATTCCGCACAATCGGGAACGTATTTTTATGGTTGCGTTTGATAAAGATTTCGTCAAAAAAGGTTTTAAATTCAATTTCCCCGAAAAAGAAGAATTAACCCAAAAGGTTACCGATTTAATCATAAAAGAAAAAGTCGATAAGAAATTCTATTATACTGAAGATAAATATATGTACAACATGCTAAAAGAAGCTGTTGTAAGAGAAGATAGAATTTATCAGTTCAGGAGACAATATGTACGAGAAAACAAAAAAGAAGTATGCCCTACCCTAACTGCCAATATGGGAACTGGTGGCCATAATGTTCCAATCATTACAACAGAATTTGGTTTTAGAAAACTAACTCCAAGAGAATGTTTCCGTTTTCAAGGTTTTCCAGACAGTTACAAATTGCCAAAAATCTCCAATTCCAGTCTTTACAAGCAGGCAGGAAATTCGGTAAGCATGCCTGTTATTGAGAGACTTGCTTCAGAAATATTCAAATGCATTGAAAAAATAGAAGCCAAACAACTAAAAGCAGCAAGAGTTTAA
- a CDS encoding very short patch repair endonuclease, producing the protein MDRLTPEQRSKTMQAIKSTATKGEVRLAKALWKLGYRYRKNNKKIFGRPDLTFAKYKIAIFVDSEFFHGKDWETQQLRIKSNREYWIPKIERNIQRDKEVNSFLIDRNWTVLRFWSKDIEKNLEVCLARIEGTIMLLSI; encoded by the coding sequence ATGGATAGATTAACTCCCGAACAGCGGAGTAAAACTATGCAGGCAATAAAAAGCACTGCAACAAAAGGCGAAGTAAGGCTTGCTAAAGCTTTATGGAAATTGGGCTACAGGTATCGAAAAAACAACAAAAAGATATTTGGAAGACCCGATCTTACTTTTGCCAAATATAAAATTGCCATTTTTGTTGACAGCGAATTTTTTCATGGTAAAGATTGGGAAACGCAGCAATTGAGAATTAAATCGAATCGAGAATACTGGATTCCGAAAATTGAGAGAAATATACAGCGGGACAAAGAAGTCAACTCTTTTTTAATTGATAGAAATTGGACCGTTCTTAGGTTTTGGAGTAAGGATATTGAGAAAAACCTAGAAGTTTGTCTCGCGAGAATTGAAGGAACAATAATGCTTTTGAGTATTTAA
- the mce gene encoding methylmalonyl-CoA epimerase translates to MVNKIEHIGIAVKNMEDANVLFEKMLGVPSYKMEAVESEGVLTSFFQTGNNKIELLVATNPESPIAKFLEKKGEGIHHIAFDVDDIEAEISRLKNEGFVLINEVPKKGADNKLVVFLHPKNTNGVLVELCQEIK, encoded by the coding sequence ATGGTAAACAAAATAGAACATATCGGAATTGCAGTAAAAAATATGGAGGATGCTAATGTTTTGTTCGAAAAAATGCTTGGTGTTCCGTCGTATAAAATGGAAGCTGTAGAAAGCGAAGGTGTATTAACTTCTTTCTTTCAGACCGGAAATAATAAAATAGAACTTTTGGTGGCAACAAATCCAGAAAGTCCAATTGCAAAGTTTCTAGAGAAAAAAGGAGAGGGTATTCATCACATCGCTTTTGATGTTGATGATATCGAAGCTGAAATATCGCGTTTAAAAAATGAAGGTTTTGTCTTGATTAATGAAGTTCCGAAGAAAGGAGCCGATAATAAATTGGTCGTTTTTCTACATCCAAAGAACACAAATGGAGTTTTGGTAGAGCTTTGCCAAGAAATTAAATAA